The following proteins are encoded in a genomic region of Neovison vison isolate M4711 chromosome 12, ASM_NN_V1, whole genome shotgun sequence:
- the LOC122892005 gene encoding isopentenyl-diphosphate Delta-isomerase 1-like has product MPEVDVDKLDARQAQLLSEMCILVDADDRRVGADTKRNCHLNANIDRGLLHRAFSVFLFDADDRLLLQQRSDAKITFPGCFTNSCCSHPLSTPRELDEAEAIGVRRAAQRRLEAELGIPMEEVPPEDMSYLTRIHYKAQSDGLWGEHEIDYILFVRKNVRLNPDPNEIKSYCYVTKEELKELLKKAACGEIKLTPWFQIIADTFLFKWWENLNHLDQFVDHNKIHRM; this is encoded by the exons ATGCCGGAGGTGGACGTGGACAAGCTGGACGCGCGGCAGGCGCAGCTGCTGTCGGAGATGTGCATCCTCGTGGACGCGGACGACCGGCGCGTGGGCGCCGACACCAAGCGCAACTGCCACCTGAACGCCAACATCGACCGAG GGCTGCTGCACCGCGCCTTCAGCGTGTTCCTGTTCGACGCGGACGACCGGCTCCTGCTGCAGCAGCGCTCGGACGCCAAGATCACCTTTCCCG GCTGCTTCACCAACTCCTGCTGCAGCCACCCGCTGAGCACCCCGCGCGAGCTGGACGAGGCCGAGGCCATCGGGGTGCGGCGCGCCGCCCAGAGGCGCCTGGAGGCGGAGCTGGGGATCCCCATGGAGGAG GTGCCTCCGGAGGACATGAGCTACCTGACGCGAATCCACTACAAGGCTCAGTCCGACGGCCTCTGGGGCGAGCATGAGATCGATTACATCCTGTTCGTGCGGAAGAACGTGAGGTTGAATCCCGACCCCAATGAGATCAAGAGCTACTGTTACGTGACCAAGGAGGAGCTGAAGGAACTTCTGAAGAAGGCGGCCTGTGGTGAAATTAAGCTGACCCCGTGGTTTCAGATTATTGCCGACACTTTCCTCTTCAAGTGGTGGGAAAACTTGAACCACTTGGATCAGTTTGTTGATCATAACAAAATACACAGAATGTGA